One stretch of Oncorhynchus clarkii lewisi isolate Uvic-CL-2024 chromosome 3, UVic_Ocla_1.0, whole genome shotgun sequence DNA includes these proteins:
- the LOC139392838 gene encoding retinoic acid receptor beta-like isoform X1, whose amino-acid sequence MFDYMDFLAVGPGETLDFYTASPCMLQEPSQTACFTGLTETDWQIHRVAQSVETQSSSSEDLFASPLSPLPPPRTYKPCFVCQDKSSGYHYGVSACEGCKGFFRRSVQKNMVYTCHRDSNCIINKITRNRCQYCRLQRCFAAGMSRECVAHKGNHTRAVRNDRSKRKEKKETPKMTIIETYELTAELGCIVEKICRAHRETFPSLCQLGKYTTNSSSDTRIQLDLGLWDKFSELATKCIIRVVEFAKRVPGFTGLTITDQITLLKAACLDILILRICTRYTPDQDTMTFSDGLTLTRTQIHNAGFGPLTDQVFTFAGQLLPLEMDDTESGLLSAICLVSGDRQDLEEPSKVEVLQEPLLEALKIYSRKRRPSMPLMFPKVLMKITDLRSISAKGAERVVTLKMEIPGSMPPLIQEMLEEMENLEKQKHSEEEQRADKNITPTHTHSSCPHST is encoded by the exons ATGTTTGACTATATGGATTTTCTCGCAGTTGGTCCAGGGGAAACGCTGGACTTCTATACTGCAAGTCCTTGTATGCTCCAGGAACCATCTCAAACCGCATGCTTCACTGGACTAACAGAAACGGATTGGCAAATTCATCGGGTCGCGCAAT CTGTGGAaacccagagctccagctcagaggACCTGTTCGCCAGTCCTCTCTCACCTCTGCCCCCTCCTCGCACCTACAAACCCTGCTTCGTGTGCCAAGACAAGTCCTCAGGCTACCACTATGGCGTCAGTGCTTGTGAGGGCTGCAAG GGTTTCTTCCGTAGAAGTGTCCAGAAGAACATGGTTTACACGTGCCACCGGGACAGTAACTGCATCATCAATAAGATCACCAGGAACCGCTGTCAGTACTGCCGGCTACAGAGGTGCTTCGCCGCGGGCATGTCCAGGGAGT GTGTTGCCCACAAGGGAAATCACACCAGAG CTGTCAGGAATGACCGGAGtaagaggaaggagaagaaggagactCCCAAGATGACCATCATCGAGACATATGAGCTGACAGCAGAACTGGGCTGTATAGTGGAGAAAATCTGTAGGGCTCATAGAGAGaccttcccttccctctgccAGTTGGGCAAATACACTACA AACTCAAGCTCAGACACTAGGATCCAGTTGGACCTGGGGCTGTGGGATAAGTTCAGTGAGCTGGCCACCAAATGTATCATCAGGGTTGTGGAGTTTGCCAAACGGGTTCCTGGTTTCACCGGCCTGACTATAACTGACCAGATCACCCTCCTCAAAGCGGCCTGTCTGGACATTCtg ATTCTGCGGATCTGTACAAGGTACACTCCTGACCAGGACACTATGACCTTCTCAGACGGGCTGACCTTGACCCGTACACAGATCCACAACGCTGGCTTTGGCCCGCTCACAGACCAGGTGTTCACCTTCGCTGGCCAGCTGCTGCCCTTGGAGATGGATGACACAGAAAGTGGCCTCCTCAGTGCCATCTGCCTGGTGTCTGGAG ACCGCCAGGACCTGGAGGAGCCGTCTAAGGTGGAGGTCCTGCAAGAGCCCTTACTGGAGGCCTTGAAGATCTACTCCCGTAAACGGCGGCCCAGCATGCCCCTCATGTTCCCCAAGGTCCTCATGAAGATAACCGACCTGCGCAGCATCAGCGCCAAAG GAGCTGAGCGAGTGGTGACGTTGAAGATGGAGATCCCAGGTTCCATGCCTCCTCTTATCCAGGAGATGCTGGAGGAGATGGAGAACCTGGAGAAGCAGAAGCATTCTGAGGAGGAGCAGAGAGCAGACAAGaacatcacacccacacacacacactcttcatgTCCACACAGTACATAG
- the LOC139392838 gene encoding retinoic acid receptor beta-like isoform X2, with protein sequence MFDYMDFLAVGPGETLDFYTASPCMLQEPSQTACFTGLTETDWQIHRVAQSVETQSSSSEDLFASPLSPLPPPRTYKPCFVCQDKSSGYHYGVSACEGCKGFFRRSVQKNMVYTCHRDSNCIINKITRNRCQYCRLQRCFAAGMSRESVRNDRSKRKEKKETPKMTIIETYELTAELGCIVEKICRAHRETFPSLCQLGKYTTNSSSDTRIQLDLGLWDKFSELATKCIIRVVEFAKRVPGFTGLTITDQITLLKAACLDILILRICTRYTPDQDTMTFSDGLTLTRTQIHNAGFGPLTDQVFTFAGQLLPLEMDDTESGLLSAICLVSGDRQDLEEPSKVEVLQEPLLEALKIYSRKRRPSMPLMFPKVLMKITDLRSISAKGAERVVTLKMEIPGSMPPLIQEMLEEMENLEKQKHSEEEQRADKNITPTHTHSSCPHST encoded by the exons ATGTTTGACTATATGGATTTTCTCGCAGTTGGTCCAGGGGAAACGCTGGACTTCTATACTGCAAGTCCTTGTATGCTCCAGGAACCATCTCAAACCGCATGCTTCACTGGACTAACAGAAACGGATTGGCAAATTCATCGGGTCGCGCAAT CTGTGGAaacccagagctccagctcagaggACCTGTTCGCCAGTCCTCTCTCACCTCTGCCCCCTCCTCGCACCTACAAACCCTGCTTCGTGTGCCAAGACAAGTCCTCAGGCTACCACTATGGCGTCAGTGCTTGTGAGGGCTGCAAG GGTTTCTTCCGTAGAAGTGTCCAGAAGAACATGGTTTACACGTGCCACCGGGACAGTAACTGCATCATCAATAAGATCACCAGGAACCGCTGTCAGTACTGCCGGCTACAGAGGTGCTTCGCCGCGGGCATGTCCAGGGAGT CTGTCAGGAATGACCGGAGtaagaggaaggagaagaaggagactCCCAAGATGACCATCATCGAGACATATGAGCTGACAGCAGAACTGGGCTGTATAGTGGAGAAAATCTGTAGGGCTCATAGAGAGaccttcccttccctctgccAGTTGGGCAAATACACTACA AACTCAAGCTCAGACACTAGGATCCAGTTGGACCTGGGGCTGTGGGATAAGTTCAGTGAGCTGGCCACCAAATGTATCATCAGGGTTGTGGAGTTTGCCAAACGGGTTCCTGGTTTCACCGGCCTGACTATAACTGACCAGATCACCCTCCTCAAAGCGGCCTGTCTGGACATTCtg ATTCTGCGGATCTGTACAAGGTACACTCCTGACCAGGACACTATGACCTTCTCAGACGGGCTGACCTTGACCCGTACACAGATCCACAACGCTGGCTTTGGCCCGCTCACAGACCAGGTGTTCACCTTCGCTGGCCAGCTGCTGCCCTTGGAGATGGATGACACAGAAAGTGGCCTCCTCAGTGCCATCTGCCTGGTGTCTGGAG ACCGCCAGGACCTGGAGGAGCCGTCTAAGGTGGAGGTCCTGCAAGAGCCCTTACTGGAGGCCTTGAAGATCTACTCCCGTAAACGGCGGCCCAGCATGCCCCTCATGTTCCCCAAGGTCCTCATGAAGATAACCGACCTGCGCAGCATCAGCGCCAAAG GAGCTGAGCGAGTGGTGACGTTGAAGATGGAGATCCCAGGTTCCATGCCTCCTCTTATCCAGGAGATGCTGGAGGAGATGGAGAACCTGGAGAAGCAGAAGCATTCTGAGGAGGAGCAGAGAGCAGACAAGaacatcacacccacacacacacactcttcatgTCCACACAGTACATAG